A stretch of the Polyangiaceae bacterium genome encodes the following:
- a CDS encoding SUMF1/EgtB/PvdO family nonheme iron enzyme, giving the protein MSALTSLRALLPAGLAAWLLVPSCKPSQASSEAAASAASSASATPVALVMPDAAPAEPAEAGTQAANDPPKARTDGCRDGMVRVEGDYCPGVMQDCIEHHPEYKARRGEKTVSERCMKYKQPSTCVSKERKRLSFCIDRYEWPNQVGELPRVLTSWLEAKALCEKAGKRLCTEDEFNFACEGPEMLPYATGYDREPEKCNIDKPYVQPDQSRQMATYDKCPDNEFCKSEMKRLDQRHAIGSRHSCVSWAGVVDINGNVNEWVELPGEKHPNRSGLKGGWWGPVRSRCRPTVTFHKEFDYGYEAGFRCCTDASDSKQSDAG; this is encoded by the coding sequence ATGTCCGCGCTCACCTCGCTTCGCGCGCTCCTGCCCGCTGGACTCGCGGCGTGGTTGCTCGTGCCGAGCTGCAAGCCGAGTCAGGCCTCGTCCGAAGCAGCGGCCTCGGCTGCGAGCAGCGCGAGCGCAACGCCGGTCGCGCTCGTGATGCCGGACGCGGCTCCCGCCGAGCCCGCCGAGGCCGGCACGCAGGCGGCCAACGATCCCCCGAAGGCGCGCACGGACGGCTGCCGAGACGGCATGGTTCGCGTCGAAGGCGACTACTGCCCCGGCGTCATGCAGGACTGCATCGAGCACCACCCCGAATACAAGGCACGCAGAGGAGAGAAGACAGTCAGCGAGCGGTGCATGAAGTACAAGCAGCCCTCGACCTGCGTCTCGAAGGAGCGCAAACGCCTGTCCTTCTGCATCGATCGGTACGAGTGGCCAAACCAGGTCGGCGAGCTGCCCAGGGTGCTCACCTCCTGGCTCGAGGCCAAGGCGCTGTGCGAGAAGGCCGGCAAGCGCCTGTGTACGGAGGACGAGTTCAACTTCGCCTGCGAAGGGCCGGAGATGCTGCCCTACGCCACCGGGTACGACCGCGAGCCCGAGAAGTGCAACATCGACAAGCCCTACGTGCAGCCGGATCAGTCGCGGCAGATGGCCACCTACGACAAGTGCCCCGACAACGAGTTCTGCAAGTCGGAGATGAAGCGCCTGGACCAGCGGCACGCCATCGGCTCACGGCACAGCTGCGTGTCCTGGGCCGGCGTCGTGGACATCAACGGCAACGTCAACGAGTGGGTGGAGCTCCCCGGCGAGAAGCACCCCAACCGGAGCGGGCTGAAGGGCGGCTGGTGGGGCCCGGTGCGCAGCCGCTGCCGGCCGACCGTGACCTTCCACAAGGAATTCGACTACGGCTACGAGGCGGGCTTCCGCTGCTGCACCGACGCCTCGGACTCGAAGCAATCCGACGCCGGCTGA